The sequence GAGGATTAAGACGAATCCAAACACTTTGTAATCCTCCGATTtggaataaattatttttttaaaaagatttccAAAAGTCATGGAGAAATGCATAAAAAGGGAAGTGGTGGTGGGGACAATTATGGCGTAATGTAAAACCAAGATTCCCCTCATACATTCATATATCAATACTAAtcgaattttcttttatttaattggaTATCCAAATCGAATATTCTTCCATTTTCAAAAGCTCTTTGCACCACCCGTCCAGGCATGAGTTTTCTCTCAGCCACAAGATACATACTTAACTCTCGTTCATAAAACCCTTCCATTTTCTTGTATGTTCCCACATCCAACAAGTCACAAAGTGGTCTGAATCATACGGTCTTGTAATTGTAAGTACTAATTTAgcgtttttttcttgttaaattaTCTTGAGACGTTTGATTCAAATGTACTCTCTTATTAGATACTTAGCTTTTGGTAGGAATTAGTCAAATtctgaaatttataataaaattaattcagACACATCTTTTTATTCGTGTCAGTTTTATAATTATagatttttgatataaaattttatatgtatatatttttaacaaatccatAAATCTAACACTAAAGATTGCCAATAAGTCTTACATGCATAATCTGAAAAAAATGACATTGCCTAGAAATAGactctattttttataaaaataatattaaacaatTTATTAACCTCCGGATCAAGAAAGtgtcatataaaaaatatatttaatataaataaaagaacaaaaatatcaaagattgaatatatattattatattataattttaaaaaaaaaaaacagctaacAAAAAACATGTTCGGTTCTTTTATTCGAAGGCAGCACTGTACATATTTTAATTCTAAGATTTTGAGTTCATTATATtattaccttcttcttcttccttctctttgccctaaaaaataaaaacaaaacaaaacacaaaatttcatctctcttttttcccTCTTTCTCGTCTCTCTGCggtgagttttgtttttcttgctccGATTCACAACATTTACTCTTCCTTGTCTCCGCCCcatctttttctgtttttgttctaaGTTTCTTCAATTTGCTCTTCTGGAATTcgatttgatttatttttgcgTACCCAATTCGTTAGCGGGTTTCGAAATCTTTTGGTTTTCCGTCTGGTTTAATCATTGTCTTTATTCGTTGCCTCTCCTCCCGTACAAAGGGAAGGTCGCCATTGTCACGTCGAGAGAGATCTATCTGCGAGATTGatcaagctcttcttctttttttttctcaaccatCTCATTGGGTTAGTTATTTTGGGggaataaaaagttttaattgttctatcatcgtttttttttttctcatcatcaGTTCTGGGGTAGGGGAAGACATAATCCCAttgaaaaaaatactttttgttaGAGGTGGGgatcatcatcatgattttagagaagataaaaagtttttttttttttcgcctATGTGTCAACATCATAAGCTTTAAAACTGTTTAAACTAAAACAGATAAATTTGACTTGAAACATTTTCTTGCAGGGAAGTGTTATTTGGGTGGGAGAGAAAGATAGATTTTGACTTCTGACAATTCATTAGTCCATCAGAGGTCGGGCTGTCAAGTTTTGACAGCCCGAGTTTGAAGAAGAACCTTCCAGGTAATTTAACACCATGTCCCATACACGCGTTTTAAACATGTGTCTGtctctctctgtgtgtgtgtgtctctccATACTTATTACAAATCTATCTCGTCTTATATAACAGGGACTTGTTTTTCTATTATTGAGATTGGTCTGCTGCTAGATTTTggagtatatttatttttggacaATCATGGGTTCTTTGTCTGGGATCATCCAACGGccacttgttgctgctgctgctgttatAGCCGCTTCTGTCTCTGCTGATGTCTCTGAGAGGTTCTCATCTCTTAGATCACTAGTTCGAGGTTCTGATTCAGAGCAGATTGCTACTGCTTCAGTGTCTGGTTCTGTTCAGGACGATAGCTCCTTATGGGTTTCTCAACTCTCAGCATCCAAGCTCTTGGATTTATCCTTTTTGTCGAGAATTCGTGTTCCTGTACCAAGTGTTGATCTCCTAGCTCCTAATCCGTGCTGTGATCTCGCTCCTTCTCTTACTTCTCTGTCTGCTCTTCGTAGTGTTTATCAGTCTGCAGAATTGGCTAAGGCATCGAAACCATCAGCATTCACAATCGGGGCTTCGCTTGTGGTTCCTGATGTTTCATATAGATGGCATTTGCCTGAGACTAGTGCAGTCGATGTGTCTGGTTCCTCTAGCTgtgcattggagaagaatagAACTGTTGTGGTTTTGCTTGGATGGCTTGGATCAAAGCAGAAGCATCTTAAAAAATATGCGGAATGGTATACTTCAAGGGGTTACCATGTCATCACATTTACTCTTCCCATGAATGAGATTATGAGTTATCAAGTTGGAGGAAAAGCAGAGAAGAACATTGAGTCGCTGGTTAATCACTTGGCTGATTGCTTAGAtgaagagcaaaacaaaaatctcgTCTTTCACACCTTCAGCAACACGGGGTGGTTAACGTGAGTTCTATCTATATCTCCGGGTTTCTTTCATGTGTTTACATTGCTGTTTTACATTTAACTCAGATCTATTGCATATGCAGATATGGAGCCATTTTGGAGAAGTTTCAGAAGCAAGATTCATCATTGATGGGAAAGGTTAAAGGTTGCATAGTGGATTCAGCTCCTGTTGCTGCTGCAGATCCTACGGTAAGCAATGGTTCTTGCATTCATAGCTATGTTTACGCGGTTTTTAGATTTCTGCACTCTATTCGTTTGAACTTTCTTTTTATAGATTTCTGGATACTAATTTGGCTTGTAAAAACAGGTATGGGCATCAGGTTTCTCAGCTGCGTTCTTGAAGAAGAACAGTGTAGCCACTAAAGGATCTGCAAGCTCATCATATGAGTCAAACGTTGGAACACAAACTAACGGTATAAACTTCTCCCAGCCTAAACCTGCCGCAACAGAAACTGCTTTGCTTTTGGTCCTTGAAAAGTTCTTTGCGGTGATTCTAAATCTTCCTAAAGTAAACAGGTAGCAAACTCTAGCTTTTCATCAAACACATTCTTTCATCCAGTTCCTATGATTTCACGCTAACAAAGTCACGCAATCATATTATTCACAGGAGACTCGCAGATGTTCTAGACACTTTATCATCAGCACAACCAAGATGTCCACAGTTGTACATTTACAGCTCTGCAGATAGGGTTATACCTGCGGAACAAGTTGAATCATTCATTGTAGAGCAGAGGAAAGCAGGACACGAGGTCCGAGCTTGCAACTTCATATCTTCACCTCATGTAGATCATTTCCGGAGTAACCCAGAACTGTATACAGCTGAGCTTAACCATTTCATGGACAACTTTGTCCTTTCTTGCTGCCACCATTCTTCATAGCAACTTCCAcaagtgttgttgttgctaatttttttttgttgttcttttcaACCCTAtacacagaaaagaaaaagttactaATTGATGATTCTTTTGGTTTGGATTGGTGGTATATAGATTTCACATCTAGTCCTTTGTAAATTGTTGGATTATGTACATTTAGGAGATTGAAGATTCAACAAAGTGATGTCCTTTGTATCggaatttttgttaatttgttcaAGGAGGGTTGTTGAGACGCAAATCATAAAGTTTTTGACACTTTTctgtaattttcaaaattaagaggGATCAGAATCGtagttttttttacaatgaAACGCTGGTACGTCAACGATTGCGTTTGATCGAAAAAAACACAAACGCAAAAGTGTGGTTTGCGTTTGAAGCGGCGGAGATCGATCTGGGATTTGGGTcgagatctttttttttccctttgcCGTATTGTGTCATTTTGTGGAACTCGAacctctcattctctcatttttttttttccaatctctTCCTCTTACGTAAGAACCCTAACGAAGTCGAAGATTCTCTGGTAGATCTATCTTGATTCGATTCGATTCTTCCTTTTTCCCGTCGCTATTGAAATCGAACGAAAGAGGTGAAGTTCTTACTAAGTCAGAGGTATATAACAGAGAGAGGGAGCTATGGATTTGGATCAATGGATTTCCAAAGTTAAAGATGGTCAGCATCTTTCTGAGGACGAGCTTCAGCTTCTTTGCGAATACGTAAGTCATCTTCTCTTTACTTGCTTTTCTCTTCTGAATGGATTAATGTACCTGCTGAGTCGATTGAGGAGGCGTAGAGCTTTCTTCTTTTGCCGATGTTCTCTACTTTAGTGTATCTGTATATCTTGATGGAACGTGACTTCGAATCTGGTCTTTAATTACCCTCTGTGTagtgattttagggtttttcttctttttattcaagtATTCAACCATGGATGTATTCGGATATGATTTTTATGTCCTCCTTTCTCAGCGATTGATTGTAGAGTAGCCAAGATTGCATAACCAGAAGATGATGTTTGTAATGTTACAGGTGAAAGAAATACTCATTGAGGAGTCAAACGTACAGCCTGTAAACAGTCCTGTCACCGTCTGTGGTGATATACATGGCCAGTTTCATGATCTCATGAAGCTTTTTCAGACTGGAGGTCATGTTCCAGAGacaaattacatatttatggtacagagtttttctttttttgttgtctctctTATTTGACATTATACACATGCAATCATGATCGATCTGCTGTGAATTTCGTAGGGGGACTTTGTGGACAGAGGTTACAACAGCCTTGAAGTCTTCACTATTCTTTTACTTCTTAAAGCTAGGTAAGCTGTTCATAAATGTTCCGGGACTCCTGTTATAATAGAATCTTGCCTTTGATTTACCGTTGTTCGTGCTTTTCTTTGTGCTTAATACAAATGGGTTATAGTGTATTAAGCAATTAATCTTGACAATTGTTTATCTTTCCTTGGAAGAGATATGCTCTTTcactatatgtatatatatatatatgttcttttggAAGATGTTGGGGAATATATATTTCTAGCTTTCTTTGCTGTGGGTATGGAGttgttttttaattcttttgtaTTCTAATGTGTAGACATCCAGCCAATATTACACTTTTGCGTGGAAATCATGAAAGTAGACAGCTAACGCAGGTATGTGTTATTCTGTTCCTTTACTATCTATTCTTGTGCTTTTCAAGCAGCAGTAGGAGGTAAGTAATTTTGATTATCTTCTGGTTGTTATAGCAGGGTTTTGAAAGTTCTGATTTTATACATGTGGCAATGCCATGTCAAGTTAGCTA comes from Camelina sativa cultivar DH55 chromosome 19, Cs, whole genome shotgun sequence and encodes:
- the LOC104765871 gene encoding transmembrane protein 53-like, whose product is MGSLSGIIQRPLVAAAAVIAASVSADVSERFSSLRSLVRGSDSEQIATASVSGSVQDDSSLWVSQLSASKLLDLSFLSRIRVPVPSVDLLAPNPCCDLAPSLTSLSALRSVYQSAELAKASKPSAFTIGASLVVPDVSYRWHLPETSAVDVSGSSSCALEKNRTVVVLLGWLGSKQKHLKKYAEWYTSRGYHVITFTLPMNEIMSYQVGGKAEKNIESLVNHLADCLDEEQNKNLVFHTFSNTGWLTYGAILEKFQKQDSSLMGKVKGCIVDSAPVAAADPTVWASGFSAAFLKKNSVATKGSASSSYESNVGTQTNGINFSQPKPAATETALLLVLEKFFAVILNLPKVNRRLADVLDTLSSAQPRCPQLYIYSSADRVIPAEQVESFIVEQRKAGHEVRACNFISSPHVDHFRSNPELYTAELNHFMDNFVLSCCHHSS